From Streptomyces sp. NBC_00690, a single genomic window includes:
- a CDS encoding rubrerythrin family protein yields MEPEQSLADGVQTAFLAEAATAARYTYFAQVAEIEGHTEAARVFGELAESVACAAHGHLDVLRDLLGGEDPGTGHTLGDTRRNLAAAISGDLGEATERYPGLAARAHTEGVADLASWLETLCTLKKTHVDRLEQALTGLTEPRFAGNGAP; encoded by the coding sequence ATGGAACCTGAGCAGTCCCTTGCCGACGGCGTGCAGACCGCGTTCCTCGCCGAGGCGGCCACCGCGGCGCGGTACACCTACTTCGCACAGGTCGCCGAGATCGAGGGTCACACCGAGGCGGCCCGGGTGTTCGGCGAGCTTGCCGAGAGTGTGGCCTGCGCCGCCCACGGGCACCTGGATGTGCTGCGGGACCTGCTGGGCGGCGAGGATCCGGGCACCGGCCACACGCTCGGCGACACCCGCCGCAACCTCGCCGCGGCGATCAGCGGCGACCTCGGGGAGGCCACCGAACGCTACCCCGGCCTGGCGGCGCGGGCGCACACGGAAGGCGTGGCCGATCTGGCGAGCTGGCTGGAGACCCTGTGCACGCTGAAGAAGACGCACGTGGACCGGCTGGAGCAGGCCCTCACCGGGCTGACCGAGCCGCGGTTCGCCGGAAACGGAGCGCCATGA
- a CDS encoding methyltransferase domain-containing protein, whose translation MTTDYTAEAITVYSGLEAVRRNPSMYVGSTGSDGAHHLVLELIDNAVDEAAAGHCGAISVELHEDGSCSVTDDGRGIPTDPHPEAGIPACELVLTTLHSGGKFDHSSYATSAGLHGVGLACVNALSEWLRLDVWRDGEHHSESFARGSIETPLKRVGDSVRRGTRVWFHPDPEIFSSCVLDADLVHARLLDIAYLHPGLRVDLTDHRTGRHESLCETTGVQGLLAYRARDAEKVHAEPATITWAGDGCVIDAAVQWTEGYAEQIFSYVNTIRTDLGGSHVDALRGALAGVVADHLGPSADKMTVVDILEGLTAVIAIRIPDARFDGQTKRTLRNDDAGARVFDVVTEQARRALAADPELARRIAERAIDASRARLAARLAGRTARSRTRAVEVDYAVYQRQFGIRSKDWHDSCSWLTDEDLLGKHAEMCAVPPDARMLDVCCGSGVVGGAFRGRVGEMVGLDLTPEMAALASTRLDVVHQGTVYDLPFPDASFDLVVTREVLHLLPQPERPVSEIFRVLRPGGQFIVGQIVPYSDVDAFWMFRVFKKKQPLLYQMFREEDFRALLTGGGFTDVQMEEYFLWESIDRWIDTHETTPASRQEIYRLYYDAPREVRAVHPFEVLPDGSVRDRWRWCVYSVRKPDHA comes from the coding sequence ATGACCACCGACTACACCGCCGAGGCGATCACCGTCTACTCCGGGCTGGAGGCGGTGCGCCGCAACCCGTCGATGTACGTCGGGTCGACCGGCTCGGACGGCGCCCACCATCTGGTGCTCGAACTGATCGACAACGCTGTGGACGAGGCCGCCGCCGGGCACTGCGGCGCGATCTCGGTGGAGTTGCACGAGGACGGCTCCTGCTCGGTCACCGACGACGGCCGGGGCATCCCCACCGACCCGCACCCGGAGGCCGGGATCCCGGCGTGTGAGCTCGTGCTCACCACACTGCACTCGGGGGGCAAGTTCGACCACTCCTCGTACGCGACCTCGGCCGGACTGCACGGCGTCGGCCTGGCCTGCGTGAACGCGTTGTCGGAGTGGTTGCGGCTGGACGTGTGGCGCGACGGCGAGCACCACAGCGAGTCGTTCGCCCGAGGCTCGATCGAAACCCCGCTCAAGCGGGTCGGCGACAGCGTCCGCCGCGGCACCCGGGTGTGGTTCCACCCGGACCCGGAGATCTTCTCCTCCTGCGTGCTCGACGCGGACCTGGTGCACGCCCGGCTGCTCGACATCGCGTACCTGCACCCGGGCCTGCGGGTCGATCTCACCGACCACCGCACCGGACGGCACGAGTCGCTGTGCGAGACGACCGGGGTGCAGGGGCTGCTCGCGTACCGCGCCCGCGACGCCGAGAAGGTGCACGCCGAGCCGGCCACCATCACCTGGGCCGGGGACGGGTGCGTGATCGACGCCGCCGTCCAGTGGACCGAGGGGTACGCGGAGCAGATCTTCAGCTACGTCAACACCATCCGCACCGACCTGGGCGGGTCGCATGTGGACGCCCTGCGCGGCGCGCTGGCTGGGGTGGTGGCCGACCACCTCGGCCCGTCCGCGGACAAGATGACCGTGGTCGACATTCTGGAGGGGCTGACCGCGGTGATCGCGATCCGGATCCCGGACGCGCGGTTCGACGGCCAGACCAAACGCACCCTGCGCAACGACGACGCGGGCGCCCGCGTGTTCGACGTCGTCACCGAGCAGGCGCGGCGGGCGCTGGCGGCCGACCCGGAGCTGGCCCGCCGCATCGCCGAACGGGCCATCGACGCGAGTCGGGCCAGGCTCGCCGCACGGCTGGCCGGGCGGACGGCCCGCTCACGGACCCGGGCCGTCGAGGTCGACTACGCGGTCTACCAGAGACAGTTCGGGATCCGCTCGAAGGACTGGCACGACTCGTGCTCCTGGCTCACCGACGAGGACCTGCTCGGCAAGCACGCGGAGATGTGCGCGGTGCCGCCGGACGCGCGGATGCTGGACGTGTGCTGCGGCAGCGGTGTCGTCGGCGGCGCGTTCCGCGGCCGGGTCGGCGAGATGGTCGGGCTGGACCTCACCCCGGAGATGGCCGCGCTCGCCTCCACCCGGCTGGATGTCGTGCACCAGGGCACCGTCTACGACCTGCCGTTCCCCGACGCCAGTTTCGACCTCGTGGTCACCCGGGAGGTGCTGCATCTGCTGCCCCAGCCGGAGCGGCCGGTGTCGGAGATCTTCCGTGTGCTGCGGCCGGGCGGGCAGTTCATCGTCGGGCAGATCGTGCCGTACTCGGACGTGGACGCGTTCTGGATGTTCCGCGTGTTCAAGAAGAAGCAGCCACTGCTGTACCAGATGTTCCGCGAGGAGGACTTCCGGGCGTTGCTCACCGGCGGCGGGTTCACGGACGTGCAGATGGAGGAGTACTTCCTCTGGGAGTCGATCGACCGGTGGATCGATACCCACGAGACGACACCGGCGAGCCGGCAGGAGATCTACCGCCTCTACTACGACGCGCCGCGTGAGGTACGCGCCGTACACCCCTTCGAGGTACTGCCGGACGGCTCGGTGCGCGACCGGTGGCGGTGGTGCGTGTACTCGGTGCGGAAACCCGACCATGCCTAG